A single region of the Mycoplasma mycoides subsp. mycoides SC str. PG1 genome encodes:
- a CDS encoding IS1634-like element IS1634 family transposase → MSIGVPRPDNKGFVYRLGYGYLHELKQYHDDPLAIIKAIIANFPLSWTKEQARTKLDEIFKEKKETKKEVLERFKGYEVVEKLFDYFNIFNDCSPTKSTTLKDVVLQLIYQRIKNPISVFNTYKTAKKEKIDTHSKNSFYRSLDYIAKNKDEILRNLNAKICANTNRKIDVLWFDATTTYFETFSREGYKKPGYSKDGKFKEDQIVIGMATDENGIPLHYKIFPGNVADPNTLIPFMLEIADIYEVNSVTIIADKGMSVNRNIRFLESKNWKYIISYRMKAGSKQFKEYILDEKDYINDGGLIYKTRDIASSYNKKRINGHFRRQIISFSQKLATKDKNNRDILIQNFTKKMNKDNLVSCDDLAGSKKYRFFKPINKGAFYELDIEKIQEDQKYDGYYVYETNRTDLSVKEVINLYSKQWQIESNFKTLKGKLSLRPMYLSTWNHIVGYICLCFISLVFLNYIIYILNSKLGLTGKSKITEHKVINVIKEVKEIEVFVNKQKIETIQVYNDELQESWQTYQILLELLTKEKVT, encoded by the coding sequence TTATCAATTGGAGTGCCAAGACCAGATAACAAAGGTTTTGTATATAGATTGGGATATGGATATTTGCATGAATTAAAACAATATCACGATGATCCGCTAGCAATTATCAAAGCAATTATTGCAAACTTTCCATTGTCTTGAACAAAAGAACAAGCAAGAACTAAATTAGATGAAATTTTTAAAGAGAAAAAAGAAACCAAAAAAGAAGTTTTAGAAAGGTTTAAAGGTTACGAAGTAGTTGAAAAACTATTTGATTATTTCAATATTTTTAATGATTGTTCTCCCACAAAATCGACAACATTAAAAGATGTTGTTTTACAGTTGATTTATCAAAGAATTAAAAATCCAATAAGTGTTTTTAACACTTATAAGACAGCAAAAAAAGAAAAAATAGACACTCATTCAAAAAATTCATTTTATAGATCATTAGACTATATAGCAAAAAACAAAGATGAAATTTTAAGAAATTTAAATGCAAAAATTTGTGCAAATACCAATAGAAAAATTGATGTATTATGATTTGACGCAACAACTACTTATTTTGAAACATTTTCTCGTGAAGGTTATAAAAAACCTGGTTATTCAAAAGATGGAAAATTTAAAGAAGACCAGATTGTTATAGGTATGGCAACTGATGAAAATGGAATACCGTTACACTACAAAATATTTCCAGGAAATGTTGCTGATCCAAATACTTTAATACCATTTATGCTTGAAATTGCAGATATTTATGAAGTTAACAGTGTAACTATAATTGCTGACAAAGGAATGAGTGTTAATAGAAATATTAGATTTTTAGAATCTAAGAATTGAAAATACATAATCTCATACAGAATGAAAGCTGGAAGCAAACAATTTAAAGAGTATATATTAGATGAAAAAGATTATATAAATGATGGTGGTTTGATATACAAAACTCGTGATATTGCATCTTCATACAATAAAAAAAGAATTAATGGACATTTTAGAAGACAAATAATTAGTTTTAGTCAAAAACTAGCAACTAAAGACAAAAACAATAGAGACATTTTAATTCAAAATTTCACTAAGAAAATGAATAAAGATAATCTTGTTTCTTGTGATGATTTAGCGGGATCTAAAAAATATAGATTCTTTAAACCTATAAACAAAGGTGCATTTTATGAACTTGACATAGAAAAAATACAAGAAGATCAAAAATATGATGGATACTATGTTTATGAAACAAATAGAACAGATTTATCAGTAAAAGAAGTTATTAATTTATATTCAAAACAATGACAAATTGAGTCTAATTTCAAGACATTAAAAGGTAAATTATCTCTTCGTCCAATGTATTTATCAACTTGAAACCATATTGTTGGTTACATTTGTTTATGTTTCATTTCATTAGTGTTTTTAAACTACATCATCTACATTTTAAATTCAAAATTAGGACTGACTGGAAAAAGCAAAATCACTGAGCATAAAGTGATTAATGTTATCAAAGAAGTTAAAGAAATTGAAGTATTTGTAAATAAACAAAAAATCGAAACTATACAAGTGTATAATGATGAGTTACAAGAAAGTTGGCAAACTTATCAAATATTATTAGAACTTTTAACAAAAGAAAAAGTCACTTAG
- a CDS encoding IS3 family transposase (programmed frameshift), whose amino-acid sequence MLKLGNVGKKLKIVKEAKKLNIKKSTYLANKYDISVDTIESLVNRFEAFGIEGLINKEKKPYYSAKLKLKIVLYKLETNHSYDEVTKKFNIIYSSTIAGWVKKYREYGFLGLNNNIGRPKKIMKNPNKKPAKIKKSQVKINNEQQIKELKEQVEYYKLEAEFWKKFPHLVDKRKINKEKTKVVLELLKTHKKVKISILLKIAKLPKSSFYEWKHKLENTIDKDKELKEMIVDIFSKSFETYGYRRLKMALKSKGYIVNHKKILRLTKELGVQCIKFRTKNGRYSSYKGTVGKIADNVLKRNFHSLQANKLWCTDVTEFKVNGQKLYLSPIIDLYNDEIISYSIQTNPNLNLTNSMLDKALKKVKNTNGLLIHSDQGFHYQHISWAKKLEENNITQSMSRKGNCLDNAIIENFFGLLKQEIYYGEKYNSVEELTKRIHKYIYWYNNIRIKEKLKGLSPVQFRKQSCYNIEKF is encoded by the exons ATGCTTAAACTGGGAAACGTAGGAAAAAAGTTAAAAATTGTTAAAGAAGCTAAAAAACTTAATATTAAAAAGAGTACTTATTTAGCAAATAAATATGATATTTCAGTTGATACTATAGAAAGTTTAGTTAATAGATTTGAAGCGTTTGGAATAGAAGGGCTAATTAATAAGGAAAAAAAGCCTTATTATAGTGCAAAGCTAAAACTAAAAATTGTATTATATAAACTTGAAACTAATCACTCATATGATGAAGTCACAAAAAAGTTTAATATTATTTATTCATCAACTATAGCTGGTTGAGTTAAAAAATATAGAGAATATGGATTTTTAGGGTTAAATAATAATATAGGAAGACCTAAGAAAATTATGAAAAACCCTAATAAAAAACCAGCTAAAATAAAGAAATCACAAGTAAAAATCAATAATGAACAACAAATTAAAGAATTAAAAGAACAAGTGGAATACTATAAGTTGGAGGCTGAATTCTGAAAAAAGT TTCCACACCTTGTTGACAAAAGAAAAATCAACAAGGAAAAAACAAAAGTAGTTTTAGAATTGTTAAAAACACATAAAAAAGTTAAGATTTCTATTCTCTTAAAAATAGCTAAATTACCTAAATCGTCTTTTTATGAATGAAAACATAAGTTAGAAAATACAATAGATAAAGATAAAGAATTAAAGGAAATGATTGTTGACATTTTTAGCAAATCATTTGAAACGTATGGGTATAGAAGGCTAAAAATGGCCTTAAAATCAAAAGGATATATTGTAAATCACAAAAAGATTTTAAGGTTAACTAAAGAGCTTGGAGTTCAGTGTATTAAATTTAGAACAAAAAATGGAAGATATAGTTCTTATAAAGGAACTGTTGGAAAAATTGCAGATAATGTTTTAAAAAGAAATTTTCATTCTTTACAAGCAAACAAACTTTGATGCACTGATGTAACAGAGTTTAAAGTTAATGGTCAAAAGTTATATTTATCACCAATTATTGATCTTTACAATGATGAAATTATTTCATATTCAATTCAAACCAATCCTAACTTAAACCTAACAAATTCAATGCTAGACAAAGCACTTAAAAAGGTTAAAAATACAAATGGTTTGTTGATTCATTCTGATCAGGGATTTCATTATCAGCACATTAGTTGAGCTAAAAAACTAGAAGAAAATAACATAACACAAAGTATGTCTAGAAAAGGTAATTGCTTAGATAATGCTATTATAGAAAACTTCTTTGGTTTATTAAAGCAAGAAATTTATTATGGTGAAAAATATAATTCAGTAGAAGAGTTAACTAAAAGAATTCATAAATATATTTATTGATATAACAACATAAGAATAAAAGAAAAATTAAAAGGATTGTCTCCTGTACAATTCAGAAAACAATCCTGTTATAATATTGAAAAATTTTAG
- a CDS encoding nucleotidyl transferase AbiEii/AbiGii toxin family protein, which produces MNLQKLKSICKRLSSETKTNYNIILKHYFMISILEKIVKSKNKQNFVIKGGFLLSNMMSLNERTTQDIDCLIKGINFVKENILRTISDVLRYDFTDFIKYEIKEITEIKKRDKYNGFRVKILCKLEKLEEIVKIDLAIGDVVTPSEIKYNFRNIFSNSSFEIQAYNLETILAEKIFIINNLNIQSTRIKDLYDIFLIYSFKEFEIDYNILKCACLNTFKKRNTVFNIDLVLSLLNEINQLDIFELLWNNYRQKYFYAQKIEFKILIKSVIKFLEKLKNI; this is translated from the coding sequence ATGAACTTACAGAAATTAAAATCAATTTGTAAAAGGTTATCAAGTGAAACAAAAACAAATTATAATATCATCTTAAAACATTACTTTATGATATCCATATTAGAAAAAATTGTTAAAAGTAAAAATAAACAAAACTTTGTAATTAAAGGTGGGTTCTTACTTTCTAATATGATGAGTTTAAACGAAAGAACCACTCAAGATATAGATTGCTTAATAAAAGGTATCAATTTTGTTAAAGAGAATATTCTAAGAACTATTTCTGATGTATTAAGATATGATTTTACTGACTTTATAAAATATGAAATAAAAGAAATAACAGAAATAAAAAAGAGAGACAAATATAATGGATTTAGAGTCAAAATATTATGCAAATTAGAAAAGTTGGAAGAAATAGTAAAAATAGATTTAGCAATTGGTGATGTTGTAACACCGTCTGAGATTAAATACAATTTTAGAAATATCTTTTCAAATAGTAGCTTTGAAATACAAGCATATAATCTAGAAACAATATTAGCTGAAAAAATATTTATAATTAATAATTTAAATATACAATCAACTAGAATAAAAGATCTTTATGATATTTTTTTAATATATAGCTTTAAAGAGTTTGAGATTGATTATAATATTCTAAAATGTGCTTGTTTAAATACTTTTAAAAAAAGAAATACTGTTTTTAATATAGATTTAGTACTTAGTTTATTAAATGAAATTAACCAATTAGATATTTTTGAATTACTTTGAAATAATTACAGGCAAAAATACTTTTACGCCCAAAAAATAGAATTTAAAATACTGATAAAATCTGTAATTAAGTTTTTAGAAAAGTTAAAAAATATTTAA
- a CDS encoding type IV toxin-antitoxin system AbiEi family antitoxin domain-containing protein: MNYKEQLIKEAKKRAGIITRKEIMNLKIPSIYITRMIRSNELEKVDIGIYALTSENWYYDPDYNFSIRHKTPIFSYTYALTFFDFTDVIPMFRDVTVYHGYNAHNLDPQTRVHYVSKDIYELGVVEVKTNCGNKIRAYDIERTICDFIKHRDKIEAELFAKTMYKYSEYEKRDWKKLHEYAKKMNIGKKVYEVFQVLV; this comes from the coding sequence ATGAATTATAAAGAACAGCTGATAAAAGAAGCTAAAAAAAGAGCCGGTATTATTACAAGAAAAGAAATTATGAATTTAAAAATTCCATCAATTTATATTACAAGAATGATTAGAAGTAATGAATTAGAAAAAGTCGATATTGGTATTTATGCTCTAACTTCTGAAAATTGGTACTATGATCCTGATTATAATTTTAGTATCAGACATAAAACACCTATTTTTTCTTATACTTATGCACTTACATTTTTTGATTTTACAGATGTTATTCCAATGTTTCGTGATGTAACTGTTTATCATGGATATAATGCTCATAATTTAGACCCACAAACTAGAGTACACTATGTTTCAAAAGATATATATGAACTTGGAGTTGTAGAAGTAAAAACAAATTGTGGTAATAAAATTAGAGCTTATGATATTGAAAGAACAATTTGTGATTTTATTAAGCATAGAGATAAAATCGAAGCTGAACTATTTGCAAAAACTATGTATAAATATTCTGAATATGAAAAAAGAGATTGAAAAAAACTTCATGAATATGCTAAAAAAATGAACATTGGTAAGAAAGTTTATGAAGTTTTTCAAGTATTAGTTTAA
- a CDS encoding BspA family leucine-rich repeat surface protein — MKKLLAFLSSFGLITTSSLLVISCKSNNITAVRKEKDNKEKQIDSTPPSDQPQEDETKKEKPSGSGNSSPDTTPQTQNKHNQEKPKPKRQATEEEKKKLETIFKEHENAFGTFHTYKDVVDQLLVYANEKGLKDITLVDGINENEYLKEDKDGKGENIVKLKLYESDVTFKPKKVLKDEVKAIYSEDKKKIKQIGYEKILNEGIRIKKITELIEEVPVHLPLKITSLSKVFSKSKITTVRNLDKWNTKNIKSMFFVFENAENFNQDISSWYTSNVTNMSGMFWDATQFNKPLNEWKVHNVVDMEGMFAGASSFNQNLNKWEATSLENMEQMFWGASKFNGNISTWNVSNVKTLHNTFAGATSFNQDISNWNFTNNCTSNVKTMQGTFSRANKFSYNLTRWNVEKVTIAKDFNKEIQSTLGKDKLPKFTVPITYS; from the coding sequence ATGAAGAAGTTATTAGCATTTTTATCATCATTTGGTTTAATCACTACATCAAGTTTATTAGTTATTAGTTGTAAAAGCAATAATATAACTGCAGTTAGAAAAGAAAAAGATAATAAAGAAAAACAAATAGATTCGACACCGCCATCAGATCAACCACAAGAAGATGAAACTAAAAAAGAAAAACCTAGTGGTTCTGGTAATTCTTCTCCAGATACTACCCCACAAACTCAAAATAAACACAACCAAGAAAAACCTAAACCTAAAAGACAAGCAACAGAAGAAGAAAAGAAAAAATTAGAAACTATATTTAAAGAACATGAAAATGCTTTTGGTACATTTCATACTTATAAAGATGTTGTAGATCAACTACTAGTTTATGCAAATGAAAAAGGTTTAAAAGATATTACTCTTGTTGATGGTATTAACGAAAATGAATATTTAAAAGAAGATAAAGACGGTAAAGGAGAAAATATTGTTAAATTAAAACTTTATGAATCTGATGTTACTTTTAAACCTAAAAAGGTTTTAAAAGATGAAGTAAAAGCAATCTATTCAGAAGATAAGAAAAAAATAAAACAAATAGGTTATGAAAAAATACTTAATGAAGGCATAAGAATAAAGAAAATTACTGAATTAATTGAAGAAGTACCTGTTCATTTACCGTTAAAAATAACATCACTAAGTAAAGTATTTTCTAAATCAAAAATAACAACTGTACGAAATTTAGACAAGTGAAACACTAAAAATATTAAGAGTATGTTCTTTGTTTTTGAAAATGCAGAAAATTTCAACCAAGACATATCAAGCTGATATACGTCAAATGTAACAAATATGAGTGGTATGTTTTGAGATGCAACTCAATTTAATAAACCTTTGAATGAATGAAAAGTTCATAATGTTGTTGATATGGAAGGTATGTTTGCTGGAGCATCTAGTTTTAACCAGAATTTGAATAAATGAGAAGCAACAAGTTTAGAAAATATGGAGCAAATGTTTTGAGGTGCTTCTAAATTTAATGGCAATATCTCAACTTGAAATGTATCTAATGTAAAAACTTTGCATAATACATTTGCAGGTGCAACTTCATTTAACCAAGATATTTCAAACTGAAATTTTACTAATAACTGTACTTCTAATGTAAAAACAATGCAAGGTACATTTAGTAGAGCTAATAAATTCTCATATAATTTAACTAGATGAAATGTAGAAAAAGTTACTATAGCAAAAGATTTTAATAAAGAAATTCAAAGCACTTTAGGAAAAGATAAACTTCCTAAATTCACTGTACCTATTACTTATTCTTAA
- the alaS gene encoding alanine--tRNA ligase, with the protein MKKLSTNQIRKIWLDFFISKNHYFLETVSLIPVDDPSLLWINSGVATLKPYFDGRKTPPSPRLTNSQKAIRTNDIENVGVTARHHTMFEMLGNFSIGDYFKKEAIELAWELLTDKKYFDIDKNKLYITVFNEDTEAYNIWKDVIKIDEDHIFRLSRKTNFWDVGQGPCGPNTEIFYDRGEIWDPNKIGPRLISDDIENDRYIEVWNIVFSQFNNDGNNNYVELPRKNIDTGAGLERFASIFQNTPTNFETDIFYPTIKKVEQLTNNQFKYSIDNYFNPNKKQTRINTAFKVIADHIRATVFAISDGVFPGNKDRGYIIRRLIRRSCVFGKELGIKQAFLYKLVDSVIESMKEFYPYLIDKKTLVEQTIKDEEEKFLKTLSKGYDLLENIIKTKNTVSDKDALLLFESYGFPIEQTIEISELSNVTVDVEGFKKLLEQTKQATRNARKDLKAWDKQNELFTKLKVESEFTGWSETSRDNAKVIYMFTDQKQVESITNQEVFVILDKTPFYAEKGGQAADSGIIFNDQMKGFVIDVQQGPTHQNIHRIKVQGTLKVNDLINCRVDEEKRIYTMKNHSGTHMIHYALREVLGTSVMQSGSYNDENGLRMDFTYHRLPTNQELLKAQNLVLEKIKNKIDRQTYFCSLEESVKKHQALAFFTEKYDQIVRVIKFGDFSSELCGGTHVNNTSEIEDFIITGIESKGSGLYRIKCLTSFRAVNEYLNEQFKVYKDQAESIIDKYNQNKDLLKNDQLENIYLQIKNTTINKDNLLVIKNLLDQSKEVNKDYDKKVNDLITANKLLKYKDLTPSLNKDNINEIRLETTDLNIKDLKQLADDLRNKYNDLIVILLSSTNENTFIVVAVSQSLQNKYKAIDIFNNLEGYETKGGGNANLAQGKFVKK; encoded by the coding sequence ATGAAAAAATTATCAACTAATCAAATAAGAAAGATCTGATTAGATTTTTTTATTTCTAAAAATCATTACTTTTTAGAAACAGTATCTTTAATTCCTGTTGATGATCCATCATTATTATGAATTAATTCAGGAGTGGCTACTTTAAAACCATATTTTGATGGTAGAAAAACACCACCATCACCAAGACTAACTAACTCTCAAAAAGCAATAAGAACTAATGATATTGAAAATGTTGGAGTTACAGCACGTCACCACACTATGTTTGAAATGCTTGGTAATTTTTCAATTGGTGATTATTTTAAAAAAGAAGCAATAGAATTAGCCTGAGAACTTTTAACAGATAAAAAGTATTTTGATATTGATAAAAATAAATTATATATCACTGTTTTTAATGAAGATACTGAAGCTTATAATATTTGAAAAGATGTTATTAAAATTGATGAAGATCACATTTTTAGATTATCTAGAAAAACTAATTTTTGAGATGTAGGACAAGGACCTTGTGGACCAAATACTGAAATTTTTTATGATAGAGGTGAAATTTGAGATCCAAATAAAATTGGACCTAGATTAATTAGTGATGATATTGAAAATGATCGTTATATTGAAGTTTGAAATATTGTTTTTTCTCAATTTAATAATGATGGAAACAATAACTATGTTGAATTACCTAGAAAAAATATAGATACTGGTGCAGGACTAGAAAGATTTGCTTCAATTTTTCAAAACACGCCTACTAACTTTGAAACTGATATTTTTTATCCAACTATTAAAAAAGTTGAACAACTAACTAATAACCAATTTAAATACTCAATTGACAATTATTTTAATCCTAATAAAAAACAAACTAGAATCAATACTGCTTTTAAAGTAATAGCAGATCATATAAGAGCTACAGTTTTTGCAATTTCTGATGGTGTATTTCCTGGTAATAAAGATAGAGGATATATTATTAGAAGATTAATTAGAAGATCTTGTGTTTTTGGAAAAGAATTAGGAATTAAACAAGCATTTTTATATAAATTAGTTGATAGTGTAATTGAGTCAATGAAAGAATTTTATCCTTATTTAATTGATAAAAAAACTTTAGTAGAACAAACTATTAAAGATGAAGAAGAAAAATTTTTAAAAACTTTATCAAAAGGATATGATCTTTTAGAAAATATTATTAAAACAAAAAATACAGTTAGCGATAAAGATGCTTTATTATTATTTGAATCATATGGTTTTCCAATTGAACAAACTATTGAAATTTCAGAATTATCTAATGTAACAGTTGATGTTGAAGGATTTAAAAAATTACTAGAACAAACAAAACAAGCTACAAGAAATGCTAGAAAAGATTTAAAAGCTTGAGATAAACAAAATGAATTATTTACAAAACTAAAAGTAGAATCTGAATTTACTGGATGATCTGAAACAAGTAGAGATAATGCTAAAGTTATTTATATGTTTACAGATCAAAAACAAGTAGAATCAATAACTAATCAAGAAGTATTTGTAATTTTAGATAAAACTCCTTTTTATGCTGAAAAAGGTGGACAAGCTGCTGATAGTGGAATTATTTTTAATGATCAAATGAAAGGTTTTGTAATTGATGTTCAACAAGGACCTACGCATCAAAATATTCATAGAATAAAAGTTCAAGGTACTTTAAAAGTAAACGATTTGATAAATTGTAGAGTTGATGAAGAAAAAAGGATCTATACAATGAAAAATCACTCAGGAACTCATATGATCCATTATGCTTTAAGAGAAGTTTTAGGAACTAGTGTAATGCAATCTGGTTCATATAATGATGAAAATGGTTTAAGAATGGACTTTACTTATCACAGATTACCAACCAATCAAGAACTTTTAAAGGCTCAAAACTTAGTATTAGAAAAAATTAAAAATAAAATTGATAGACAAACTTATTTTTGTAGTTTAGAAGAATCAGTAAAAAAACACCAAGCCTTAGCATTTTTTACTGAAAAATATGATCAAATAGTTAGAGTTATTAAATTTGGTGATTTTTCTTCAGAACTTTGTGGTGGAACTCATGTTAATAATACTAGTGAAATAGAAGATTTTATTATAACTGGGATCGAATCAAAAGGTAGTGGTTTATATAGGATTAAATGTTTAACTTCATTTAGAGCAGTTAATGAGTATTTAAATGAACAATTTAAAGTATATAAAGACCAAGCTGAATCTATTATTGATAAATATAATCAAAATAAAGATCTATTAAAAAATGATCAATTAGAAAATATTTATTTACAAATAAAAAATACTACTATTAATAAAGACAATTTATTAGTAATAAAAAATTTATTAGATCAATCAAAAGAAGTTAATAAAGATTATGATAAAAAAGTTAATGATTTAATTACAGCTAATAAATTATTAAAATATAAAGACCTAACTCCTAGTTTAAATAAAGATAATATTAATGAAATTCGATTAGAAACTACTGATTTAAATATTAAAGATTTAAAACAACTAGCAGATGATTTAAGAAATAAATACAATGATTTAATTGTTATTTTATTAAGTAGTACAAATGAAAATACCTTTATAGTTGTTGCAGTTAGTCAGAGTTTACAAAATAAATATAAAGCAATTGATATTTTTAACAATTTAGAAGGTTATGAGACTAAAGGTGGAGGAAACGCTAATTTAGCTCAAGGTAAATTTGTTAAAAAATAA
- a CDS encoding membrane protein translates to MKKSKVFKELKDIDKFTKEQHEKQVNQTIESVYDSDDFKMNFYDYQQAKKLRWIGWLIVFLIFIIGSLIGALVGYLTLNVSSLDNWKGINYFNVLYTTILFFIGFVIGVIKNRQATNFFNDRRRRYQKTLELSEAKLIRLKKIFYLSGLLMLVLTIILFLVFKI, encoded by the coding sequence ATGAAAAAATCTAAAGTATTTAAAGAACTTAAAGATATTGATAAGTTTACAAAAGAACAACATGAAAAACAAGTTAATCAAACAATTGAAAGCGTTTATGATTCAGATGATTTTAAAATGAATTTTTATGATTATCAACAAGCAAAAAAACTAAGATGAATTGGATGATTAATTGTTTTTTTAATATTTATAATTGGTAGTTTGATTGGTGCTTTAGTTGGGTATTTAACATTAAATGTTAGTAGTTTAGATAATTGAAAAGGAATTAATTATTTTAATGTTTTATATACAACAATTTTATTTTTTATTGGATTTGTAATTGGAGTTATTAAAAATAGGCAAGCAACAAATTTTTTTAATGACAGAAGAAGAAGATATCAAAAAACACTAGAATTAAGTGAAGCTAAACTAATTAGATTAAAAAAGATTTTTTATTTAAGCGGTTTACTAATGTTAGTTTTAACTATTATTTTATTTTTAGTTTTTAAAATTTAG
- the oppB gene encoding oligopeptide ABC transporter permease OppB yields MKSTLKTKQEAFDLNSELLLDDFSLLNETNQQHKVSKWTTFKYWYYDTSANIYKYFVRHPLYGYSFKRILYGLITLLLSIIILYVVIRLITPDTKYLPPDIEKTGLSRAQQDKLLEDRMKRFGVYGPLIPQILTYLKNITPFIPKQIVLGSEVTILQNGNGIIDSSKLITETRWVYLGVTTATTIAEEGSDVLSIFLKAMPYSFAIGSVSILISYALAILIGVRAAKKKGKLFDNVFNGISALLLAIPSIVIIIGTFIFSVAVLGNSGIYNTGSFATRFWPIFAIVVINLPGIATFVRRYIVDEMTVDYAKFALAKGTSSNKTYYVHIFRNAGVRIIRSIPSEIILTVFGSSMIVETQWAIPGMGRLIKESAGGNDFFVFLGFTVLSSFVSIFAKLLADLVHVLLDPRVSLTKD; encoded by the coding sequence ATGAAATCAACATTAAAAACTAAACAAGAAGCGTTTGATTTAAATTCTGAATTGCTTCTTGATGATTTTAGTTTACTTAATGAAACTAATCAACAACATAAAGTAAGTAAATGGACCACTTTTAAATATTGATATTATGATACATCAGCAAATATTTATAAGTATTTTGTAAGACATCCATTATATGGTTATTCATTTAAGCGTATTTTATATGGTTTAATTACTTTATTATTATCGATCATTATTTTATATGTTGTGATACGTTTGATTACTCCAGATACAAAATATCTACCACCAGACATTGAAAAAACTGGTTTATCTAGAGCTCAACAAGATAAGTTATTAGAAGATCGTATGAAACGTTTTGGTGTTTATGGTCCTTTAATTCCGCAAATTCTTACATATTTAAAAAACATCACACCATTTATTCCTAAACAAATTGTTTTAGGTTCAGAAGTAACTATTTTACAAAATGGTAATGGAATTATTGATTCATCAAAACTAATTACTGAAACTAGATGAGTTTATTTAGGTGTAACAACTGCTACAACTATTGCTGAAGAAGGTAGTGATGTTTTATCTATTTTTTTAAAAGCAATGCCATACTCATTTGCTATTGGTTCAGTTTCAATTTTAATTAGTTATGCTTTAGCAATTTTAATTGGTGTTAGAGCTGCTAAGAAAAAAGGAAAATTATTTGACAATGTATTTAATGGAATTTCAGCTTTATTATTAGCAATTCCATCAATTGTTATTATTATCGGAACATTTATTTTTTCAGTAGCTGTTTTAGGCAATTCAGGAATTTATAATACAGGAAGTTTTGCAACTAGATTTTGACCTATTTTTGCAATTGTTGTAATTAATTTACCAGGTATTGCTACATTTGTAAGAAGATACATAGTTGATGAAATGACTGTTGATTATGCTAAATTTGCTTTAGCCAAAGGAACTAGTTCAAATAAAACTTACTATGTACATATCTTTAGAAATGCTGGAGTAAGAATTATAAGAAGTATTCCAAGTGAAATTATTTTAACAGTATTTGGATCTTCAATGATTGTTGAAACTCAATGAGCTATTCCTGGAATGGGTAGATTAATTAAAGAATCAGCTGGAGGAAATGACTTTTTTGTATTTTTAGGATTTACAGTTTTATCTTCATTTGTAAGTATTTTTGCAAAATTACTAGCTGATTTAGTTCACGTGTTATTAGATCCAAGAGTAAGTTTAACTAAAGATTAG